A window of Thermus filiformis genomic DNA:
ATGCGCCCCTCCCGGAGGACGAAGACCACGGGGTAGCGCTCCGCAAGCCGCGCCAGGAAGGCGGGGCTTCCCGGGGGCTGGCGGTCTGTCACCACGGGTCTAGGGTAGCCGGAGGGTGTGAAAGCGCGGTGAAAGCCATCTGCTAAGCGCTTTGCCGGGGCCCCCATCCTGGCCCCTACCAGGATGGGGTGGTTTACCGGGGCCCCCAGCTTGGCCCAAGCCAAGCTGGGGTGGTATTAGGGCCTAGGAGCCGTCACCACCAGGAGGACCGCCCGGCTTCCCGACTCGTTCCTCACCCCGTGGGCCACCCCGGCCCGGGCCAGGGCGGCCATGCCCGGGGCCAGGAGGGCCTCCTCCTCCCCCAGGGTGACCACCACCTCGCCCTCGAGGACGTAGTAAAGCTTGTCCTGCTCCCTGTGGGCGTGTATCTTCTGCGCCTGGCCGGGGAGGAGGGCGTAGAGGTCTATGAGCATCCGCTCCGAGTCAAAGAGGGGGATCTTGGCCATCTTCTCCTCGGAGAACCGGACCAGCTTGAGGGCGTCCTTCACCTCCATGCCCCTCACTCTACTTGACGGAGGGGGCGAGGCGGGCTAGACTGACCTTTGCGCGCCGGGGAGTAGCGCAGCCTGGTAGCGCACACGCTTGGGGTGCGTGT
This region includes:
- a CDS encoding cupin domain-containing protein; amino-acid sequence: MEVKDALKLVRFSEEKMAKIPLFDSERMLIDLYALLPGQAQKIHAHREQDKLYYVLEGEVVVTLGEEEALLAPGMAALARAGVAHGVRNESGSRAVLLVVTAPRP